In the genome of Carya illinoinensis cultivar Pawnee chromosome 13, C.illinoinensisPawnee_v1, whole genome shotgun sequence, the window GCAATGCATatctgatatattttaaaaactatcaTATTATATTACGGAAGAATACCGTGACAACAATCACGACACGCAAGACACGCAAATGTCAAAATCTAGGCTTTTGGGGGAATGAAGTTTTCAACTGTAAATACTCtggaattatataaatttaataaaacaatatACGAAAAATATGCTACATTTTCATCTTTATATTCAGCATGGGGAGGAAGGCAAAGTTGGTGGGTGGCAGTGTCAAAGTGTCAAGATTTGATATCTGACTTCCCAGAGTGGGAACTCATATAAGATCTTATTCTGTTCCAGACTGAGAATCTGGATCCAAAGAAATTCACCCTCACTGCTTTTCTGGATCCATCTCTCACAAATTCCAAGTCCCTGGCAATGCTATTCTGGATACATTCTCCATCCTCAAGCAGAGGTAATGCAACTGAACCCTGGGTCTCTATGTTTCTGATCCACCCTcgtaataaataattcacaacCTGACAACAACAGTTATCACTTTAAGCATCCATAAAAGAACAAGGGCAAGATAAACATATTACGGCCTTTGCAGGAAGTTAAACCCAATCGAAACCTTCATTTTGATTGCTAATCTAATCAGTTTTTAAcctgaaagttttttttttttttttccacgagAACTGGCCAAACTCGGACTCTCTCTGTttcactcacacatgcagatgcaggttaagCTGAATGTGTAGCTATGtcctaaatatcaaaataattggATGCCAAGCATTGGTTTCTCTTGGCTATTCTTTAAcagttgcaacaaaaaatgaaagaaaatcctTAAACTAATCAGTAACAAGCTATATACCTCAGGAACTTCATCATGAGGGCAGTGACCAGCTGGGCTGATCTCATAATAAGGAGCTTCAGGCACCTGCCGTTTCACCTGTAGGCCCCAAACAGGTTTCACCCAGGGGTCTTCTTTTCCATACAAGAGGCACATTGGTACATTGTTCATTTGACATCTACAAATAAAGATGAACTGGAATCCTTAAGTTGGaccaaaagaaaggaaaaaagccATAAGAAAAGTTTGTAGCAGTTTGAATGTTTGCACTATTCACCTAGTTAAAGCTTCCCTAAAAGATAACTGTCCCCGAGGAGCAAACATAATTGAGGCAAATGATGCAGCAGCAGCTGGATGCCGTGCCGTCTCAAGTATATGAGAAAACACCTTGTCAACCTTGGTTGAATGGTCTGCATAAACTTGCTTAAGTATCTCTGCAATACTTCCAGGATCACTAATTTTTTGCCAGCTGAAATTAGATAATATAATTTGAATACTATTCCCCAAGAGAGAGTAATTAAAGCAGCTTATTCTCGTACAACCTAAGTAAAGGATCTAACCATGTCAAGAACGTCATAACAGCTCAATCTCAAAACTATTTTTaaacatccaacttttgtcaagaattttcttttttctttttttgataaggagAAGCCATTCCCATTGGTTTAATATGCAACACTTGTTTACAAAGAGACTTTGAAATATGGAACATATTCCAAAAACACAAACCATCTGATCTAATTGACCTCTTAAACTTACATGAATTCTGTGAGCTTTCTCACACTGGTAGGCAGAGGAAATGTTCCAGTCCATGGAAATAATTTTGCTAGTCTAGGAGATCTTATGGGGTTAGGAAGAAATCCCCAAAAAGGAGTTGCATTAAGCAAAGTAACACCTTTCACCAAATGAGGATTGCATGCTGCAAAGTATAGAGCCACAAATCCTCCTAGTGAGTTCCCAACAACATATACTGGTTCACCAATGACCTGAAAAAAATCATCGATTTAATCTCCTTGGTTATAAACTAACTCAAACCTATTATTGAAACTTAGCAGACCAAGTTGCTAACAAATCAAAGATCCTAAAGCTACTTTAGCTGAAATAGAAAGAAGCTTCCACTCCCAACCAGACTCCTGTATCGCTATCAAAAGatgataataatgaaataggTCATTGATAGATCGTACAGGATGTCACGGTCTCAATGCATTACGAAACATTTAAAACAGTTCACTgcattcacataaaaaaatatatatatatatataaatattagcaaattactaagaaaaataattaatcaatttCTTTATCTTTACATCTACTAATGAGATTCAGCCTAGAGAACAAATTCTGTAGAAGAACCCAATGTCCATGGATAATATCTCTGTTGCATTAAgagcaaaaatgaaaaaagcgCCATTTAACTTCTCATATGTTTcataaagttaacaaaaacgAAACATCATCCCTTTAACTTCGCATATATCCATTAAATTAGGAcagctttttttccttttcaaatttgaatccaCCTTTCCAGGTTCATCTAAGGGCATAAAAATGAGTGTCACTTGTAAACTTTCATTTATTGTAGGACGAAGGGTGCCTATGTTAACAACATCTGGTTTACCTTTTCTTGATAAGTAAGAACCTTTTGATTTACTGTGGCTTGAATACAAAAATAGCATATCAAAATGTGCCAACGATTTCCCATTGATCAACATGGGACCACCTAACACTAAAACTACATAAAAAGCGAGATTTCAAAGATTCTAGTTGGCAACAATAATGGGTATCACAAGCCCACaaactatcattttttgtttctaCAAAGGTCTACAATCCATAAAATGAACCATGCCAATTCACTAAGTTGAGAACGTgaattatatatactatttcAGGGGATAATCATGGTGAACTAAACCAACAACTTTAGTTTATATGACCTCTGACATGAACCGAAGCTATACTTTAGGCCAGATGCATTGAAAACAGAATGAACATCAAACAAACTTAATTGCTCCAATTAAACGGTATTTAGTGCCTATTTAGTACAACATCAAGAAGTAAAGGGACAGGAAGGAAATTTGGGGCAAGGAAACTCATTAAGTAGAAATCCCTTCAAGTGGTCCCACCACATAATGCATGCCAACTGAAGTGTTTTAAGCAATCAATATAGTAGATAGGAGTGTGCAATTAAAAGGAGTGCATCAAAATGATTACCATGCATTACCATTGCAGAATGGAAGAAAAGCAAAATTGAAGCACTGTTGGGTACCTGATCAATAAAATATCGAACTTGATCCTTCCATAAGTCAATAGAATATACAAGATCGCTTGCCCATGGTTTAGTTTCACCCCCAAACCCCCAGGCATAATCTTTCCTCTCTGGTGTATCTCCTTCATTAGAACGAGTAGTAGGATCTTCCAGAGGCAACGACTTGCCTTGCCCAAGAAAATCTATTGCCCAAACTCTAAAATCACGACCTAAATCCTTCAGCTGTTTCTCGTAATGAAAAGAACCAACACCAAAACCAGGAAGAAAGAGCACTGGCGGGGAACTCAAATTTTCACACCCTGCTTTCTCATAATGTACATTGAATTTGGGCTTCCATTCCCAGAAACAACTGCTGACTGGAGCACCAGATTCACAATTGGATTCATCTGGCAAGTCTGGAATTACAACTTTGGTCGCTGGTTCCCCCCGTTCTGAAATATCTCTAGCATCCATTTCCCCACCAATCACATAACCATTGTAGGTTCCAGTCAAGACTTTTGATTCAACATTTCTAAGACCTTGACGGATATTCCGTAATCTTAAACTGCCCGAGCGTCTGAGTTTCTTTAAGACAGACCGATCTAAATTGCAGAGTTTCAAAGATCCACATCTGGAATCAATTTTAGTGCACCAAAGTCTATGTTTTCTAAAGTTGAGCTTTGACTGATGTGATTTTGAGCTTTTCAGAACCGATTCCTTTCTTAGATTTTCAACATAAGAGCATGGTGCATAATAGAATGAGAGAATTTCCATAGCCAAGAAACTCTACCTGTAAGAACCACCCAAACAGACCCCTCCCTTTACAATATAAACAAAAACTAAACAGAAATAACTCTAAGCAAACTGAACTTGCACTACACACAGAAGGGCTTCTGCGTTTACAGCTAAAAAGatcaaatttaaatgaaaacCCCAATTACTAACTCTAATGAACAAGTCAGGCAGACCCatcatgaagaaa includes:
- the LOC122292500 gene encoding pheophytinase, chloroplastic-like, with protein sequence MEILSFYYAPCSYVENLRKESVLKSSKSHQSKLNFRKHRLWCTKIDSRCGSLKLCNLDRSVLKKLRRSGSLRLRNIRQGLRNVESKVLTGTYNGYVIGGEMDARDISERGEPATKVVIPDLPDESNCESGAPVSSCFWEWKPKFNVHYEKAGCENLSSPPVLFLPGFGVGSFHYEKQLKDLGRDFRVWAIDFLGQGKSLPLEDPTTRSNEGDTPERKDYAWGFGGETKPWASDLVYSIDLWKDQVRYFIDQVIGEPVYVVGNSLGGFVALYFAACNPHLVKGVTLLNATPFWGFLPNPIRSPRLAKLFPWTGTFPLPTSVRKLTEFIWQKISDPGSIAEILKQVYADHSTKVDKVFSHILETARHPAAAASFASIMFAPRGQLSFREALTRCQMNNVPMCLLYGKEDPWVKPVWGLQVKRQVPEAPYYEISPAGHCPHDEVPEVVNYLLRGWIRNIETQGSVALPLLEDGECIQNSIARDLEFVRDGSRKAVRVNFFGSRFSVWNRIRSYMSSHSGKSDIKS